Proteins co-encoded in one Streptomyces sp. NBC_01283 genomic window:
- the pepN gene encoding aminopeptidase N, which translates to MPGENLSRDEAHERAALLSVDGYEVFLDLRSAIGESDQEPRTFRSVTTLRFRSAEPGATSFADLIAPSVTAVSLNGKDLDPSEVFDGTRITLEDLAAENELVVDAQCAYSRTGEGMHRFVDPEDGEVYLYTQYEPADSRRVFANFEQPDLKAPFRFEVQAPEGWTAWSNGAGELVDGVWKFAETKPISTYITAVVAGPYHYVTDSYSRTFDDGTTLDIPLGAMCRKGLAKHFDADDVFLVTKQGLDFFHDNFDYPYPFGKYDQAFVPEYNLGAMENPGCVTFREEYIFRGKVTQASYERRANVILHEMAHMWFGDLVTMRWWDDLWLKESFADFMGSFSMVEATRFTNGWITFANNRKAWAYRADQLPSTHPVTADIRDLEDAKLNFDGITYAKGASVLKQLVAYVGRDAFLDGARRYFKRHAYGNTRLGDLLSVLEETSGRDMASWSQSWLQTAGVNSLTPQVILNAEGRITELSVVQEAAESHPELRPHRVAVGLYRRTPEGELSRYARAELDVDGPRTIVSELAGEEAPDLVLVNDDDLTYCKIRFDENSLATLRTHLGDITDPLARALCWSALWNLTRDGLMPARDFIGLVLRFAGRESDIGVLQMLHTWADSALTFYAAPEWREEGGRALAEGALRELRIAEPGSQNQLTWARFFAAVASSEADLQLLQGLLAGTAKIDGLDVDQELRWSFLGPLAAHGLADEGVLAAELARDDTASGKRHQVRCLAARPSEAVKAQAWASVVESDSLSNALVGATISGFAQSSQRELTAPYAPRYFAAIERVWADRSIQIGMDVVKGLFPHLQDDQGTLDAADLWLASHESAAPALRRLVLEARDDLARSLRAQACDAAAAS; encoded by the coding sequence GTGCCCGGTGAGAATCTTTCCCGCGACGAGGCCCACGAGAGGGCCGCGCTGTTGTCCGTCGACGGGTACGAGGTCTTTCTCGACCTGCGCTCCGCGATCGGCGAGAGCGACCAGGAGCCGCGCACGTTCCGCTCCGTCACCACCCTGCGCTTCCGCTCGGCCGAGCCCGGCGCCACGAGCTTCGCCGACCTGATCGCCCCGAGCGTCACGGCGGTCTCCCTGAACGGCAAGGACCTGGACCCCTCCGAGGTCTTCGACGGCACCCGGATCACGCTTGAGGACCTGGCCGCGGAGAACGAACTGGTGGTGGACGCCCAGTGCGCCTACAGCCGCACCGGCGAGGGCATGCACCGCTTCGTCGACCCGGAGGACGGCGAGGTCTACCTCTACACGCAGTACGAGCCCGCGGACTCGCGCCGCGTCTTCGCCAACTTCGAGCAGCCCGACCTGAAGGCACCCTTCCGGTTCGAGGTGCAGGCTCCCGAGGGCTGGACCGCCTGGTCGAACGGCGCAGGTGAGCTGGTCGACGGCGTATGGAAGTTCGCCGAGACGAAGCCGATCTCGACGTACATCACGGCGGTCGTCGCGGGCCCGTACCACTACGTGACGGACTCCTACAGCCGCACCTTCGACGACGGCACGACGCTGGACATCCCGCTCGGCGCGATGTGCAGGAAGGGCCTGGCGAAGCACTTCGACGCGGACGACGTCTTCCTGGTCACGAAGCAGGGGCTTGATTTCTTCCACGACAACTTCGACTACCCCTACCCCTTCGGGAAGTACGACCAGGCCTTCGTCCCGGAGTACAACCTGGGCGCGATGGAGAACCCCGGCTGTGTGACCTTCCGCGAGGAGTACATCTTCCGCGGCAAGGTGACCCAGGCGTCGTACGAGCGCCGGGCCAACGTCATCCTGCACGAGATGGCGCACATGTGGTTCGGCGACCTCGTCACGATGCGCTGGTGGGACGACCTGTGGCTGAAGGAGTCCTTCGCCGACTTCATGGGGTCCTTCTCGATGGTCGAGGCGACGCGCTTCACCAACGGCTGGATCACCTTCGCCAACAACCGCAAGGCGTGGGCCTACCGCGCCGACCAGCTGCCCTCCACGCACCCGGTCACGGCCGACATCCGCGACCTGGAGGACGCCAAGCTCAACTTCGACGGGATCACCTACGCGAAGGGCGCTTCGGTACTGAAGCAGCTCGTCGCCTACGTCGGCCGTGACGCGTTCCTCGACGGCGCCCGACGCTACTTCAAGCGGCACGCGTACGGGAACACCCGGCTCGGTGACCTCCTCTCGGTCCTTGAGGAGACCTCCGGGCGCGACATGGCGTCGTGGTCGCAGTCGTGGCTGCAGACGGCGGGGGTCAACTCCCTGACGCCGCAGGTCATCCTGAACGCGGAGGGCCGGATCACCGAGCTCTCCGTGGTCCAGGAGGCCGCCGAGTCGCACCCCGAACTGCGTCCGCACCGCGTGGCGGTGGGCTTGTACCGCCGCACGCCCGAGGGCGAGCTGTCGCGGTACGCGCGTGCGGAGCTGGACGTCGACGGGCCGCGCACCATCGTGTCCGAGCTGGCCGGCGAGGAAGCCCCCGACCTCGTCCTGGTCAACGACGACGACCTGACGTACTGCAAGATCCGCTTCGACGAGAACTCCCTCGCCACGCTGCGGACGCACCTCGGCGACATCACCGATCCCCTGGCCCGCGCGCTGTGCTGGTCCGCGCTGTGGAACCTCACCCGGGACGGGCTCATGCCCGCTCGGGACTTCATCGGTCTCGTGCTGCGGTTCGCGGGGCGCGAGAGCGACATCGGCGTGCTGCAGATGCTGCACACCTGGGCGGACTCGGCCCTCACCTTCTACGCGGCTCCCGAATGGCGCGAGGAGGGCGGGCGCGCGCTCGCCGAGGGTGCGCTGCGGGAGCTGCGGATCGCGGAGCCCGGCAGTCAGAACCAGCTGACGTGGGCGAGGTTCTTCGCCGCGGTGGCGTCGTCGGAGGCCGATCTCCAGCTGCTGCAGGGCCTGCTTGCCGGGACGGCGAAGATCGACGGCCTGGACGTCGACCAGGAGCTGCGCTGGTCCTTCCTCGGCCCGCTGGCCGCGCACGGACTCGCCGACGAGGGTGTGCTCGCCGCCGAGCTGGCCCGGGACGACACGGCTTCGGGCAAGCGGCACCAGGTGCGGTGCCTGGCGGCGCGGCCCTCCGAGGCGGTCAAGGCGCAGGCGTGGGCCTCCGTGGTGGAGTCCGACTCCCTGTCCAACGCCCTGGTGGGGGCGACGATCTCGGGGTTCGCGCAGTCGTCGCAGCGTGAGCTGACCGCTCCGTACGCGCCCCGGTACTTCGCCGCCATCGAGCGGGTGTGGGCCGACCGGTCCATCCAGATCGGCATGGACGTGGTGAAGGGTCTGTTCCCGCACCTCCAGGACGATCAGGGGACGCTGGATGCGGCGGACCTGTGGCTCGCCTCGCACGAGTCGGCCGCGCCCGCCCTGCGGCGGCTCGTCCTTGAGGCCAGGGACGACCTCGCCCGGTCGCTGCGGGCCCAGGCCTGCGACGCGGCGGCCGCTTCCTAG
- a CDS encoding pyridoxamine 5'-phosphate oxidase family protein encodes MTPHAPYHHGSRAVQDLVGVRESADHVGRSIGPGIRPVAAAFLELQPMLVIGGADPAGAVWASLLTGEPGFARATGPRQMSVTGGLGEADPLASALAQEGTPVGTIALDPRTRRRMRLNGRARPTPRGLAIEADQVFSNCPKYIQRRELLPGGRSGGPSAPTRGAELTDEQRTLIAAADTFFLATVHAHGADASHRGGNPGFVHVASPTELTWRDYPGNSMFLTLGNLAADPRAGLLFLDWTTGTTLQLTGTARTDHAADGSRTLRFTLTEAVLTPSASPWRWSAPDYSPANPGQGD; translated from the coding sequence ATGACCCCGCATGCCCCGTACCACCACGGCTCACGCGCCGTCCAGGATCTCGTCGGCGTGCGGGAGTCGGCCGACCACGTGGGCCGGTCCATAGGGCCGGGGATCCGCCCCGTCGCCGCCGCCTTCCTCGAACTGCAGCCCATGCTGGTGATCGGCGGGGCGGACCCGGCGGGCGCCGTCTGGGCCTCGCTGCTCACCGGTGAACCCGGGTTCGCGCGGGCCACGGGGCCGCGCCAGATGTCCGTCACGGGCGGCCTGGGGGAGGCCGACCCCCTCGCGTCCGCCCTCGCCCAGGAGGGCACCCCCGTGGGCACCATCGCCCTGGATCCCCGCACCCGCCGCCGCATGCGCCTGAACGGCAGGGCCCGCCCGACCCCGCGCGGCCTGGCCATCGAGGCCGACCAGGTCTTCTCGAACTGCCCCAAGTACATCCAGCGGCGCGAGCTGCTGCCCGGCGGACGCTCCGGCGGCCCCTCCGCGCCCACGCGCGGGGCGGAACTCACCGACGAGCAGCGCACGCTCATCGCCGCCGCCGACACCTTCTTCCTCGCCACCGTCCACGCGCACGGCGCGGACGCCAGCCACCGGGGCGGCAACCCCGGCTTCGTCCATGTCGCGTCCCCGACCGAACTCACCTGGCGGGACTACCCCGGCAACTCCATGTTCCTGACCCTCGGCAACCTCGCCGCCGACCCCCGCGCCGGCCTCCTCTTCCTCGACTGGACGACCGGCACCACCCTCCAGCTCACCGGCACGGCCCGCACGGACCATGCCGCCGACGGCTCCCGCACCCTCCGCTTCACCCTCACCGAGGCGGTCCTGACCCCCTCGGCGAGCCCCTGGCGCTGGTCCGCTCCCGACTACTCCCCTGCCAATCCCGGCCAAGGGGACTAG
- a CDS encoding superoxide dismutase produces MAIYTLPELPYDYAALEPVINPQIVELHHDKHHAAYVKGANDTLEQLEEARDKETWGAINGLEKNLAFHLSGHILHSIYWHNMNSPKDGGGGEPLAADGVGDLADAITESFGSFAKFKAQLTKASATTQGSGWGVLAYEPLSNRLIVEQVYDHQGNVGQGSTPILVFDAWEHAFYLQYKNQKVDFIEAMWQVVNWQDVAKRYEAARQRVNSLLLAP; encoded by the coding sequence ATGGCCATTTACACGCTTCCTGAACTTCCGTACGACTACGCGGCGCTCGAGCCGGTCATCAATCCCCAGATCGTCGAGCTGCACCACGACAAGCACCACGCGGCGTACGTGAAGGGCGCGAACGACACCCTTGAGCAGCTGGAGGAGGCGCGCGACAAGGAGACCTGGGGCGCCATCAACGGCCTGGAGAAGAACCTGGCCTTCCACCTCTCCGGCCACATCCTGCACAGCATCTACTGGCACAACATGAACAGCCCGAAGGACGGCGGCGGCGGTGAGCCGCTGGCCGCGGACGGTGTCGGTGACCTCGCGGACGCGATCACCGAGTCCTTCGGCTCCTTCGCCAAGTTCAAGGCCCAGCTGACCAAGGCTTCGGCGACCACGCAGGGTTCGGGCTGGGGCGTGCTCGCCTACGAGCCGCTCAGCAACCGCCTCATCGTCGAGCAGGTCTACGACCACCAGGGCAACGTCGGCCAGGGCTCCACGCCGATCCTGGTCTTCGACGCCTGGGAGCACGCCTTCTACCTGCAGTACAAGAACCAGAAGGTCGACTTCATCGAGGCCATGTGGCAGGTCGTCAACTGGCAGGACGTGGCGAAGCGTTACGAGGCCGCCAGGCAGCGCGTGAACAGCTTGCTGCTGGCCCCCTGA
- a CDS encoding NUDIX hydrolase yields the protein MHKELRVAAYAVCVQDGQLLLARWVAGDGSKRWTLPGGGMDHGEDPYDTVIREADEETGYVIEPRALLGVDSLRRRYPRKLGAVADFHGLRIVYEARITGGELRHERDGSTDLAAWHALDAVPDLDRVGLVDIGLDLWRTRPDDGHLAEPL from the coding sequence GTGCACAAAGAGCTCCGGGTGGCGGCCTACGCCGTATGCGTACAGGACGGGCAGCTGCTGCTCGCCCGCTGGGTGGCGGGCGACGGCAGCAAGCGCTGGACGCTGCCCGGCGGCGGGATGGACCACGGCGAGGACCCGTACGACACGGTGATCCGCGAGGCCGACGAGGAGACGGGGTACGTCATCGAGCCCCGCGCGCTGCTCGGCGTCGACTCGCTGCGCCGCCGCTATCCGCGCAAGCTCGGTGCCGTCGCCGACTTCCACGGCCTGCGGATCGTCTACGAGGCGCGTATCACCGGCGGCGAGCTCCGGCACGAGCGGGACGGATCCACCGATCTCGCGGCCTGGCACGCGCTGGACGCCGTCCCCGATCTCGACCGCGTCGGGCTCGTCGACATCGGCCTCGACCTGTGGCGGACCCGGCCGGACGACGGACACCTCGCGGAGCCCCTCTGA
- a CDS encoding DsbA family protein, whose translation MSENGRSGKTPVDFWFDPLCPWAWMTSRWMLEVEKVRDVEVRWHVMSLAVLNEDRLDELPEEYRDMLETKAWGPVRVVIAAQQKHGDEYTGKLYTALGTRFHNLGEGPTREAVVGALKDVGLPEDLADHMDSDTYDTELRASHKEGIEKVGQDVGTPVIAVPGADGEQVAFFGPVVTPAPKGEAAAKLWDGTLLVASTPGFYEIKRTRTQGPIFD comes from the coding sequence ATGTCCGAGAACGGCCGGTCCGGCAAGACCCCTGTTGACTTCTGGTTCGACCCGCTGTGCCCGTGGGCCTGGATGACCTCGCGCTGGATGCTCGAGGTGGAGAAGGTCCGCGATGTCGAGGTCCGCTGGCACGTCATGAGCCTCGCGGTACTGAACGAGGACAGGCTCGACGAGCTGCCCGAGGAGTACCGCGACATGCTGGAGACGAAGGCCTGGGGCCCGGTCCGCGTGGTCATCGCCGCCCAGCAGAAGCACGGCGACGAGTACACCGGCAAGCTCTACACCGCCCTCGGCACCCGCTTCCACAACCTCGGCGAGGGCCCGACCCGTGAGGCGGTCGTCGGCGCGCTCAAGGACGTCGGCCTGCCCGAGGACCTTGCGGACCACATGGACTCCGACACCTATGACACCGAGCTGCGCGCCTCTCACAAGGAGGGCATCGAGAAGGTCGGCCAGGACGTGGGCACGCCCGTCATCGCCGTCCCCGGCGCGGACGGCGAGCAGGTCGCGTTCTTCGGCCCCGTCGTGACGCCCGCCCCGAAGGGCGAGGCGGCGGCGAAGCTGTGGGACGGCACGCTGCTCGTGGCGTCGACGCCGGGCTTCTACGAGATCAAGCGGACGCGGACGCAGGGCCCGATCTTCGACTAA
- a CDS encoding CGNR zinc finger domain-containing protein — translation MAAAPRDRTDPRPLVGEPLSLDLLNTRWMADGVRQDLLTDVGGLAVWLGANGLDDRFGADATTLEHVLRARDAIASVVDGGDMDAPDAAAGIARVNKVLEHGRIRATLSPQGPGEEPEFKDVTWGAAWLAARDYLTLLATAPDRIRSCAHEACVLHFFDTSRNGTRRWCSMAACGNRAKASRHYARAREA, via the coding sequence ATGGCCGCCGCACCCCGCGACCGCACCGACCCCCGCCCGCTCGTCGGGGAGCCGCTCTCCCTCGACCTGCTCAACACCCGGTGGATGGCGGACGGCGTGCGCCAGGATCTGCTGACCGACGTCGGGGGTCTTGCCGTCTGGCTCGGCGCCAACGGGCTCGACGACCGGTTCGGCGCGGACGCGACGACGCTGGAGCACGTGCTGCGGGCGCGCGACGCGATCGCCTCCGTCGTGGACGGAGGAGACATGGACGCCCCCGATGCCGCCGCCGGGATCGCCCGCGTCAACAAGGTCCTGGAGCACGGGCGGATCCGGGCGACCCTGTCCCCTCAAGGGCCGGGTGAGGAGCCGGAGTTCAAGGACGTGACGTGGGGCGCGGCCTGGCTCGCGGCGCGCGACTACCTGACGCTGCTCGCCACCGCGCCGGACCGCATCCGGTCCTGCGCCCACGAGGCATGCGTCCTGCACTTCTTCGACACGTCACGCAACGGCACCCGGCGGTGGTGCTCCATGGCCGCCTGCGGGAACCGCGCGAAGGCCTCGCGCCACTACGCACGGGCCCGCGAGGCCTAG
- a CDS encoding VOC family protein, protein MTATSTLRTGHIGLNVTDIERSLAFYRDVIGYDVIGEGKEEGRRFAFLGQDGTLALTLWQQADAAYAPGNAGLHHLAIEVDTIDQVRTYESALRAYGTEFAYDGVVPHGEGAASGGIFFHDPDGTRLEIYAASGVGASEQAPVPDAPTCGFF, encoded by the coding sequence ATGACCGCGACCAGCACACTCCGCACCGGCCACATCGGCCTGAACGTCACGGACATCGAGCGCTCGCTCGCCTTCTACCGCGACGTCATCGGCTACGACGTGATCGGCGAAGGCAAGGAAGAGGGCCGCAGATTCGCCTTCCTCGGACAGGACGGCACCCTCGCGCTCACCCTCTGGCAGCAGGCGGACGCGGCGTACGCACCCGGGAACGCGGGACTGCACCACCTCGCGATCGAGGTCGACACCATCGACCAGGTCCGCACGTACGAGAGCGCCCTGCGTGCGTACGGGACGGAGTTCGCCTACGACGGTGTCGTCCCGCACGGCGAGGGCGCCGCGTCCGGCGGGATCTTCTTCCACGACCCCGACGGCACGCGCCTGGAGATCTACGCGGCTTCTGGCGTGGGCGCCTCCGAGCAGGCTCCGGTGCCGGACGCGCCGACCTGCGGCTTCTTCTAG
- a CDS encoding acetyl-CoA carboxylase biotin carboxylase subunit family protein — protein MTKGEPAIRNPDKGYVALLGWSLNAVEALDRFDRRYVVVAPEWAEEYCVEHDIPFVPWNFERLNDRSMEIAETLKKEGVDVAIPLYEETVEWAGAINSVLLDNPRLYGQAMLLRDKALMKRRAQLGGIRVGIFEEAHDRDDVTRFLKRVNQTLLKLDGDPNDPIHLKAFDKAGCLGHRVIRTPDEVDTIPDEEFPVLMESHLDGWEFAVEAWVHNGKIKFLNISEYVTLGYSVFVPATPELERYRPQITAQIEKLIKTFDIEFGFVHPEYFVTSDGEMYFGEVAYRPPGFKVFELLERAYGFNAYQGLVLAFDPKTTEEEIDAFFPREVVDASGIAGCFGVYPRRRVVSELEIPEETEDDDYYESHDLSTPLEETVTKRTAFGTHWGLLYFFGEDPYRMRDLLKRQEELDFYV, from the coding sequence ATGACAAAGGGCGAACCGGCCATCAGGAACCCCGACAAAGGCTATGTGGCTCTTCTTGGCTGGAGTCTCAACGCGGTGGAAGCCCTGGACCGGTTCGACCGGAGATACGTGGTCGTGGCGCCGGAGTGGGCCGAGGAATACTGCGTCGAGCACGACATCCCCTTCGTGCCATGGAATTTCGAGCGGCTCAACGACCGCTCCATGGAGATCGCCGAGACGCTGAAGAAGGAGGGCGTCGACGTAGCGATCCCGCTCTACGAGGAAACGGTCGAATGGGCGGGCGCGATCAACTCCGTCCTTCTCGACAATCCGCGTCTCTACGGTCAGGCCATGCTGCTGCGGGACAAGGCGCTGATGAAGCGCCGCGCGCAACTCGGCGGCATCCGGGTCGGAATCTTCGAGGAGGCCCACGACCGGGACGATGTGACCCGCTTCCTCAAGCGCGTCAACCAGACCCTGCTCAAGCTGGACGGCGACCCGAACGACCCGATCCACCTCAAGGCGTTCGACAAGGCGGGATGCCTAGGGCACCGCGTCATCCGCACCCCCGACGAGGTCGACACGATTCCGGACGAGGAGTTCCCGGTCCTCATGGAATCCCACCTCGACGGCTGGGAGTTCGCGGTCGAGGCATGGGTGCACAACGGAAAGATCAAGTTCCTCAACATCTCCGAGTACGTCACGCTGGGATATTCGGTGTTCGTGCCGGCGACGCCGGAACTCGAGCGGTACCGACCGCAGATCACGGCGCAGATCGAGAAGCTCATCAAGACGTTCGACATCGAGTTCGGCTTCGTGCACCCGGAGTACTTCGTCACCAGCGACGGCGAGATGTACTTCGGCGAGGTCGCCTACCGGCCGCCGGGCTTCAAGGTGTTCGAGCTGCTTGAGCGGGCGTACGGTTTCAATGCCTACCAGGGGCTGGTCCTGGCCTTCGACCCGAAGACGACCGAGGAGGAGATCGACGCCTTCTTCCCGCGCGAGGTCGTCGACGCGTCCGGGATCGCGGGGTGCTTCGGCGTCTACCCGCGCCGCCGCGTGGTCAGCGAACTGGAAATCCCGGAGGAGACCGAGGACGACGACTACTACGAGTCGCACGACCTCTCCACACCGCTCGAGGAGACCGTCACCAAGAGGACCGCGTTCGGCACCCACTGGGGTCTGCTGTACTTCTTCGGTGAAGACCCGTACCGGATGCGTGACCTGCTGAAGAGGCAGGAAGAGCTCGACTTCTACGTCTGA
- a CDS encoding TIGR03767 family metallophosphoesterase — translation MSRIRSVATAAQSATHSAVSAVDRRAFLATTGAVSLSAGIGYALRPGTSHAAASGPAPVALSRQAPAAPLAPYRGGTTLGAVATPRGTSGYRRLGDGPAWDRVVRGDLAAAKNGREGRRTPLAAFVQFTDLHLVDVQHPLRYEYLRAQTASAWRPQEALSVAGAVALVERVNALRGAPATGSPLHCVVTTGDNTDNNSRSELDWFLKTMSGGRINPNTGDPRRYEGVQDSGLKLYWHPDDARRDADKALGFPRINGFLEAALREVNSPGLGLPWFSTVGNHDALPGGCWGPGDSYFSEFAVGGRKLMSLDESRGAALWKAVKKGRDPKGAHFKELLKSEARRMRSVTPDESRAPFTPAEYVKAHLDPAYKGHGPAGHGYTQENLDAGTQYYSFRISDDVLGISLDSTDPGGHYEGSLGTAQLDWLEQELKANEAKDGGGSYVIVFSHHTSKTMRNLRQDPDRPREGRHGGDEIVALLARHGSVLAWVNGHSHKNDITAHQTPRGSLWEISTASHIDFPQLARVVELSDNHDGTISLFTTLIESSAPHRTDYADLSQTGLAALYRELSFNAPGAKPALGGEPGDRNTELILKKG, via the coding sequence ATGTCGCGCATACGCTCTGTCGCCACCGCCGCCCAGTCCGCCACCCACTCCGCCGTCTCCGCGGTGGACCGCCGGGCCTTCCTGGCGACCACCGGAGCCGTCTCCCTGTCCGCGGGCATCGGCTACGCCCTGCGGCCCGGCACCAGCCATGCCGCAGCCAGCGGCCCCGCCCCCGTCGCGCTCTCCCGCCAGGCGCCCGCCGCGCCCCTCGCGCCCTACCGGGGCGGCACCACGCTGGGGGCCGTCGCCACCCCGCGCGGCACGTCCGGCTACCGGCGGCTCGGCGACGGTCCGGCCTGGGACCGCGTGGTCCGCGGTGATCTCGCCGCCGCCAAGAACGGCCGCGAGGGGCGGCGCACCCCGCTCGCCGCGTTCGTCCAGTTCACCGACCTGCACCTGGTCGACGTGCAGCACCCGCTGCGGTACGAGTACCTGCGCGCCCAGACCGCGAGTGCCTGGCGCCCCCAGGAGGCCCTCTCGGTGGCCGGTGCGGTCGCCCTCGTCGAGCGGGTCAACGCACTGCGCGGCGCGCCCGCCACCGGATCGCCGCTGCACTGCGTGGTGACGACGGGCGACAACACCGACAACAACTCCCGCTCCGAGCTCGACTGGTTCCTCAAGACCATGAGCGGCGGGCGCATCAACCCCAACACCGGTGACCCGCGCCGCTACGAAGGCGTCCAGGACAGTGGCCTGAAGCTGTACTGGCACCCGGACGACGCCCGCCGCGACGCCGACAAGGCCCTCGGCTTCCCCCGGATCAACGGCTTCCTGGAGGCCGCCCTCCGCGAGGTCAACAGCCCCGGCCTCGGGCTTCCCTGGTTCTCGACCGTCGGCAACCACGACGCGCTGCCCGGCGGCTGCTGGGGGCCCGGAGACTCGTACTTCTCCGAATTCGCCGTCGGCGGGCGCAAGTTGATGTCCCTGGACGAGTCGCGCGGCGCCGCCCTGTGGAAGGCCGTGAAGAAGGGCCGTGATCCCAAGGGCGCGCACTTCAAGGAGCTCCTGAAGAGCGAGGCGCGGCGGATGCGGTCGGTCACCCCGGACGAGAGCCGCGCGCCGTTCACTCCCGCCGAGTACGTCAAGGCCCATCTCGATCCGGCGTACAAGGGCCACGGTCCCGCCGGGCACGGCTACACGCAGGAGAACCTCGACGCGGGCACCCAGTACTACTCCTTCCGCATCAGCGACGACGTGCTCGGCATCAGCCTGGACTCCACCGACCCCGGCGGGCACTACGAAGGATCGCTCGGCACGGCCCAGCTGGACTGGCTGGAGCAGGAGCTGAAGGCCAACGAGGCGAAGGACGGCGGCGGTTCGTACGTCATCGTCTTCAGCCACCACACCAGCAAGACCATGCGGAACCTGCGTCAGGACCCGGACCGCCCGCGCGAGGGCAGGCACGGCGGCGACGAGATCGTCGCGCTCCTGGCCCGCCACGGTTCCGTCCTTGCCTGGGTCAACGGCCACAGCCACAAGAACGACATCACCGCGCACCAGACCCCGCGCGGCTCCCTCTGGGAGATCTCCACGGCCTCGCACATCGACTTCCCGCAGCTCGCCCGCGTGGTGGAGCTGAGCGACAACCACGACGGCACGATCTCCCTCTTCACCACCCTCATCGAATCGTCGGCCCCGCACCGCACGGATTACGCCGATCTCTCCCAGACGGGTCTCGCCGCGCTCTACCGCGAACTGTCCTTCAACGCCCCGGGTGCCAAGCCCGCACTGGGCGGCGAGCCGGGCGACCGGAACACGGAACTCATCCTCAAGAAGGGCTGA
- a CDS encoding serine hydrolase domain-containing protein, with translation MAARRRGLTGVAAGVAMTVVAGAFAGPALAGESGGGTGHGDRHRATQKAMEAALNENGPGVTVQARDRQGAWNSAAGIGNLERQSPRGAHDRYRVGSITKTFVSTVLLQLVAEKKLSLDDTVGRWLPGVVEGHGHEGDRITVRQLLNHTSGIFDVTGDEDFQDKVFTEKFLVHRYDTWTPEQEVAIAMRHKPDFAPGTAWKYSNTNYVLAGMIVEKVTGKSYADEIRQRIIKPLGLRATSVPGTSPKMPQPSSRAYTKLSDAPDAKNHDVTELNPSVAGPAGEMISSSADLNRFYTALLRGRLLPKKQLAEMKTTVAKGADDPGTRYGLGLESRQTSCGTVVWGHGGDIHGSSSGAVATEDGRHALALNFNGPDGDRSAIIDAEYCAK, from the coding sequence ATGGCAGCACGCAGGAGAGGCCTGACGGGGGTGGCCGCGGGGGTGGCCATGACGGTGGTGGCAGGGGCGTTCGCGGGGCCGGCGCTCGCCGGGGAGTCCGGTGGCGGCACCGGGCACGGCGATCGGCACCGGGCGACCCAGAAGGCGATGGAAGCGGCCCTGAACGAGAACGGCCCCGGGGTGACCGTGCAGGCCAGGGACAGGCAGGGGGCCTGGAACTCCGCCGCGGGCATCGGGAACCTCGAACGGCAGAGCCCGCGCGGCGCCCATGACCGCTACCGCGTCGGCAGCATCACCAAGACGTTCGTCTCGACGGTGCTGCTCCAGTTGGTGGCGGAGAAGAAGCTGAGCCTCGACGACACGGTGGGGCGGTGGCTGCCGGGTGTCGTCGAGGGCCACGGCCACGAGGGGGACAGGATCACCGTCCGCCAGCTCCTCAACCACACGAGCGGCATCTTCGACGTGACGGGCGACGAGGACTTCCAGGACAAGGTGTTCACCGAGAAGTTCCTCGTGCACCGCTACGACACCTGGACCCCCGAACAGGAGGTCGCCATCGCGATGCGCCACAAGCCGGACTTCGCGCCCGGCACGGCCTGGAAGTACTCCAACACCAACTACGTCCTCGCCGGAATGATCGTCGAGAAGGTGACGGGCAAGTCGTACGCCGACGAGATCCGGCAGCGGATCATCAAGCCGCTCGGCCTGCGTGCCACCAGCGTCCCCGGGACCAGCCCGAAGATGCCGCAGCCGAGTTCGCGTGCCTACACCAAGCTGTCCGACGCCCCGGACGCCAAGAACCACGACGTGACGGAGCTCAACCCGTCCGTGGCGGGCCCGGCGGGCGAGATGATCTCCAGCTCGGCGGATCTCAACCGCTTCTACACGGCCCTGCTGCGCGGCAGGCTGCTGCCGAAGAAGCAGCTCGCCGAGATGAAGACGACCGTCGCGAAGGGCGCGGACGACCCCGGCACGCGGTACGGACTCGGCCTGGAGAGCCGCCAGACGTCCTGCGGCACGGTCGTCTGGGGCCACGGCGGCGACATCCACGGCTCGTCGTCCGGAGCGGTGGCGACCGAGGACGGCCGGCACGCGCTCGCGCTGAACTTCAACGGTCCGGACGGCGACCGTAGCGCGATCATCGACGCGGAGTACTGCGCGAAGTGA